Proteins from a genomic interval of Eulemur rufifrons isolate Redbay chromosome 10, OSU_ERuf_1, whole genome shotgun sequence:
- the LOC138392989 gene encoding uncharacterized protein — protein sequence MHGGNPQEEAVRWQQEPWGSSEVMEAQSPKALHRLQPWELRELWEQRDPNPALQEFTSCFQEATGSKVIVAVGDRSSTLRGECSPAQREVVETLHPESLLSSSGSSSQPSPISQHVMFSPGSQALTLLWLLAAVQHCHKNHVVHRDLKPANILLDEKHEKIILADFSLAETFTEEGYLKRFCGTPAFSAPEMFLRQKYVGPEVDVWSLGVVIYNMVAGTVPFLGDNWEEMKKNITGGIYETPEFFSDELRELVRKCLTLDGKLRPTVTELMEDAWVQMEDPVIISPVRTKPHYKTVKLYDSSPSACYYPTLESEPRGDKAEQRGDKAEQRGDSSVQAGETKTPPSEEGQRRKGLARRLRNFLLRMCCILPPRKTCFRRSNKVVPVQEDLAEAARNGEQDDRP from the exons ATGCACGGTGGTAACCCACAGGAGGAGGCGGTGCGTTGGCAGCAGGAGCCCTGGGGCAGTTCGGAGGTGATGGAGGCACAGTCACCTAAGGCTCTGCATCGGCTGCAGCCCTGGGAGCTGCGGGAGCTCTGGGAGCAGCGAGACCCCAACCCTGCTCTCCAGGAGTTCACATCCTG CTTCCAGGAGGCCACAGGCTCCAAAGTAATTGTCGCTGTGGGAGACAGAAGCTCTACCCTGCGCG GTGAGTGCTCCCCGGCCCAGAGGGAAGTCGTGGAGACCTTGCACCCAGAGTCCCTCCTCAGCTCCAGCGGCAGTTCCAGTCAGCCATCTCCGATTTCCCAGCACGTGATGTTCTCACCGGGGAGCCAGGCTTTGACGCTGCTCTGG CTGCTGGCTGCGGTGCAACACTGCCACAAGAATCACGTGGTCCACCGCGACCTGAAGCCGGCCAACATCCTGCTGGACGAAAAGCATGAGAAAATCATACTAGCCGACTTCAGCCTCGCCGAGACTTTCACTGAGGAGGGTTACCTGAAGAGATTTTGTGGCACTCCTGCTTTTAGTGCCCCAGAGATGTTCCTGCGTCAGAAATACGTGGGACCGGAGGTGGACGTTTGGAGCCTGGGCGTGGTCATCTACAACATGGTAGCCGGGACTGTTCCGTTTCTTGGCGACAACtgggaggaaatgaagaaaaacatcacTGGGGGAATCTACGAAACACCAGAATTCTTCTCTGACGAACTCAGAGAACTGGTGAGGAAGTGCCTCACCCTTGACGGTAAGTTGAGGCCCACCGTCACTGAGCTCATGGAGGATGCTTGGGTGCAGATGGAGGACCCAGTCATCATCTCCCCAGTGAGGACAAAGCCTCATTATAAGACAGTCAAACTGTATGACAGCTCCCCGTCCGCCTGCTACTACCCTACCCTTGAGTCAGAGCCAAGAGGAGACAAAGCGGAGCAAAGAGGAGACAAAGCGGAGCAAAGAGGAGACAGCTCTGTCCAGGCTGGGGAGACCAAGACCCCTCCCTCGGAAGAGGGCCAGCGCCGGAAGGGGCTTGCCAGGAGACTTCGCAATTTTTTATTAAGAATGTGCTGCATCCTGCCGCCCAGAAAGACCTGCTTCCGGCGGTCGAACAAGGTGGTTCCAGTGCAAGAAGACTTAGCTGAAGCGGCAAGG AATGGAGAGCAAGACGACCGACCCTGA